Proteins from a single region of Lachnospiraceae bacterium:
- a CDS encoding SAM-dependent methyltransferase, giving the protein MDIAEAVKQIADAEIEKLILSNPKNKSVPYQKMTVRPLLIQKQKRYQLERFTERQAFQENIEPAALAQVLSQSLQEEYSQLDGWSHEASYWIKISKKGKVFFKEKKKKQPGASQELGQQNRKKQYLLEAAQVPQPLVDLGVITKEGKVVAAKYDKYKQINRFIEMIDEGIGPEVKQIHIIDFGCGKSYLTFVLYHYLTQVRQIEAQMVGLDLKADVIEKCNQIAERYGYDGLHFEVGNIEGYTPHFSVDMVISLHACDTATDFALYNAVQWKTARIYSVPCCQHELCHQMRRQSAGSLTEYGLLKERFAALLTDALRADLLRAQGYQVDLLEFVDMEHSPKNLLIRAVKKTESLSQNQSAKERAEAAMAAYQVMPTLYRLLYEEDMK; this is encoded by the coding sequence ATGGACATTGCAGAGGCCGTCAAACAAATTGCAGACGCAGAGATTGAAAAGCTGATTCTCAGCAATCCAAAGAATAAAAGCGTTCCTTATCAAAAAATGACGGTACGGCCGCTTCTCATTCAAAAGCAGAAAAGGTATCAGCTGGAGCGCTTTACAGAGCGACAGGCGTTTCAGGAAAATATAGAACCGGCAGCTTTAGCGCAGGTGCTCAGTCAGAGCCTGCAGGAGGAGTATTCTCAGCTTGATGGCTGGAGCCATGAGGCAAGCTACTGGATTAAGATCTCTAAAAAAGGCAAGGTGTTTTTTAAAGAAAAAAAGAAAAAGCAGCCCGGCGCTTCGCAGGAGCTGGGCCAGCAGAACCGAAAGAAGCAGTATTTGCTGGAGGCAGCGCAGGTGCCTCAGCCGCTGGTGGATCTGGGTGTGATTACAAAAGAAGGCAAAGTGGTTGCGGCAAAGTATGACAAGTATAAACAGATCAACCGTTTTATCGAAATGATCGATGAAGGGATCGGGCCGGAAGTCAAACAGATCCATATCATTGATTTTGGATGCGGCAAATCCTACTTAACATTTGTTTTATATCATTATTTGACGCAGGTGCGGCAGATAGAGGCTCAGATGGTGGGGCTGGATCTGAAGGCGGATGTAATCGAGAAATGCAATCAAATAGCAGAGCGCTACGGATATGACGGCCTGCATTTTGAGGTGGGCAATATCGAAGGGTACACCCCTCATTTTTCTGTGGATATGGTGATCAGCCTGCATGCATGCGATACAGCGACAGATTTTGCCTTATACAATGCCGTGCAGTGGAAAACCGCGCGCATTTACAGCGTGCCCTGCTGTCAGCATGAGCTGTGTCATCAGATGAGACGGCAAAGCGCAGGCAGCTTAACGGAGTATGGTCTTTTAAAAGAACGGTTTGCAGCCCTGCTGACCGATGCGCTTCGGGCCGATCTTCTGCGTGCGCAAGGGTATCAGGTTGACCTGCTGGAGTTTGTCGATATGGAGCATTCGCCTAAAAACCTGTTAATCCGCGCTGTAAAAAAGACAGAATCCCTCAGTCAAAATCAGAGCGCAAAGGAGAGAGCAGAGGCGGCCATGGCTGCGTATCAGGTCATGCCCACCCTGTACCGGCTGCTTTATGAAGAGGATATGAAGTAA
- a CDS encoding NUDIX domain-containing protein has product MELWDVYNRDRIKLNKTMRRGDPFEAETYHLVVHACIFNAKEEMLIQQRQPFKAGWPNMWDITVGGSAIAGDTSQTALERELFEELGLKVNLQNVRPHLTINFDTGFDDIYLFEKEISLEQLHLQYEEVKQVKWASFAEICQKLEEGTFIPYHKSLIQLFFDMKNQYGCHRTL; this is encoded by the coding sequence ATGGAACTGTGGGATGTATATAACCGTGACAGGATCAAATTAAATAAGACTATGCGCAGAGGAGATCCCTTTGAAGCCGAAACATATCATTTAGTGGTGCATGCCTGCATCTTTAATGCGAAAGAAGAAATGCTCATTCAGCAGAGGCAGCCCTTTAAAGCTGGCTGGCCAAACATGTGGGATATCACCGTTGGTGGAAGCGCTATAGCCGGCGATACAAGCCAGACGGCTCTTGAGCGGGAATTATTTGAAGAACTCGGATTGAAGGTCAATCTGCAAAATGTCCGTCCGCATTTAACAATCAATTTCGATACTGGCTTTGACGATATCTATCTATTTGAAAAAGAAATATCGCTGGAGCAGCTCCATTTGCAGTATGAGGAGGTAAAACAGGTAAAATGGGCCTCCTTTGCGGAAATATGCCAGAAATTAGAGGAAGGCACCTTCATCCCATATCATAAAAGCCTCATTCAGCTATTCTTTGATATGAAAAACCAGTATGGTTGTCATCGTACACTATAA
- the pulA gene encoding type I pullulanase, whose protein sequence is MERVDIRSFSVPELSALYASPAFEQRFTYEGEDLGAVYTYEYTTWKLWSPAAEKVMLQLYATGSDEEAGARLIGRYPMEAPKAAGVWELRLQGDYRNVYYTYAVTTAGSTEETADPYAKAAGVNGRRSMVVDLKKTNPAGWERDTYYFAKPSTEAIIWETHVRDFSIAENSGMRYKGKFLAFTETGTTVAQDGCHPTGIDYLKELGITHVHLMPVFDFASIDEAKESNEAYNWGYDPLNYNVPEGSYATNPYDGNIRIREMKAMILALHQAGIGVIMDVVYNHTYYTEESWFHKTMPYYYHRTMPDGRFGNASGCGNETASERSMMRQYMITSLKYWATEYHIDGFRFDLMGIHDVDTMNEIRRELDSLPHGRSILIYGEPWSALPPCLPEGCIAANKWNAACLDERIAVFDDETRDCIKGSAFDVEHVGFVNGGQNMENQLEWAIRAHSGESRRLKSPSQAVTYVSSHDNYTLWDKISLTVHGDQSGYDIPELIRLAVNKMAAAIVLTSQGIAFFQSGEEFGRTKYGDHNSYCSPDQINQLDWQRTIVFAELLDYYKGLIRIRKSFSGFTDWRAAHVEKIHFTALEEYLVAYTLEGSREGEPEMAVVCFNAGGFSREVELKTWDGRPASACWQIMANETSAGTEPLSIVQGDRLSVYIRGVLIAFSEKKK, encoded by the coding sequence ATGGAGCGAGTGGATATCCGTTCATTTTCCGTGCCGGAGCTATCGGCTCTGTATGCATCTCCTGCCTTTGAGCAGCGTTTTACCTATGAAGGAGAAGACTTAGGCGCGGTCTACACCTATGAATATACGACATGGAAGCTTTGGTCGCCGGCAGCGGAGAAGGTTATGCTTCAGCTGTATGCGACAGGGAGCGATGAAGAGGCCGGTGCCCGTCTGATTGGCCGATATCCGATGGAAGCGCCCAAGGCAGCCGGCGTGTGGGAGCTGCGGCTGCAAGGCGATTATCGGAATGTGTATTATACCTATGCGGTCACAACGGCAGGCAGCACTGAAGAAACGGCAGACCCCTACGCCAAGGCAGCCGGCGTCAATGGCCGGCGCAGCATGGTGGTTGATTTAAAGAAAACCAATCCTGCAGGCTGGGAGCGGGATACTTATTATTTTGCAAAGCCGTCAACCGAGGCAATCATCTGGGAGACGCATGTCAGAGACTTTTCAATTGCAGAAAATTCAGGCATGCGCTACAAAGGAAAGTTTCTGGCATTTACTGAAACAGGGACCACCGTCGCACAGGACGGCTGCCATCCGACAGGTATTGATTATCTAAAGGAGCTGGGCATTACCCATGTGCATTTAATGCCGGTATTTGACTTCGCCAGTATTGACGAAGCCAAAGAAAGCAATGAGGCCTATAACTGGGGGTATGATCCGCTTAATTATAACGTACCGGAAGGCTCCTATGCGACCAATCCTTATGACGGCAATATTCGCATTCGGGAGATGAAGGCGATGATTCTGGCCCTTCATCAAGCCGGGATCGGCGTGATCATGGACGTAGTGTATAATCATACCTATTACACCGAAGAATCCTGGTTTCACAAAACCATGCCCTATTATTACCATCGAACGATGCCGGACGGACGGTTTGGCAATGCCTCCGGATGCGGCAATGAAACAGCCTCCGAGCGCAGTATGATGCGGCAGTATATGATCACCTCCCTCAAATACTGGGCCACAGAATATCATATCGATGGCTTCCGTTTTGATTTAATGGGGATACACGATGTAGATACTATGAACGAGATCCGAAGAGAGCTGGACAGCCTTCCGCACGGCAGAAGCATTTTAATATATGGAGAGCCGTGGTCGGCACTTCCTCCCTGTCTGCCGGAGGGCTGCATAGCAGCCAATAAATGGAATGCGGCCTGCCTTGACGAGCGGATTGCTGTTTTTGATGATGAAACGCGGGACTGCATTAAAGGCAGCGCCTTCGATGTTGAGCATGTGGGGTTTGTCAATGGGGGACAAAACATGGAAAATCAGCTTGAATGGGCCATCCGTGCTCATTCAGGAGAGAGCAGGCGCCTGAAATCGCCTTCTCAGGCAGTGACCTATGTGTCCAGCCACGATAACTATACGCTGTGGGATAAAATCTCATTGACCGTGCATGGGGATCAATCCGGCTATGATATTCCGGAGCTGATCCGTCTTGCCGTCAACAAAATGGCAGCGGCCATTGTATTGACGTCTCAGGGAATTGCATTTTTTCAGTCCGGAGAGGAATTCGGCAGAACCAAATACGGCGATCATAACAGCTACTGCTCACCGGATCAGATCAATCAGCTGGACTGGCAGCGTACAATTGTATTTGCAGAGCTCCTCGACTACTACAAGGGTCTGATTCGGATCAGAAAAAGCTTTTCTGGATTTACCGACTGGCGGGCAGCGCATGTGGAGAAAATTCATTTTACCGCGCTGGAGGAGTATCTGGTGGCCTACACGCTCGAAGGCAGTCGGGAAGGAGAGCCCGAGATGGCAGTGGTTTGTTTTAATGCCGGAGGCTTTAGCCGCGAGGTAGAGCTAAAGACATGGGATGGCCGGCCGGCCTCAGCTTGCTGGCAGATCATGGCCAATGAGACAAGTGCCGGCACGGAGCCTCTGAGCATAGTGCAGGGAGACAGGCTGTCAGTGTATATCCGCGGTGTTTTGATTGCCTTTTCTGAAAAGAAAAAATGA